Part of the Zingiber officinale cultivar Zhangliang chromosome 6A, Zo_v1.1, whole genome shotgun sequence genome, CAGGGCCTGACTTTCGCTTAATCAACGAACAAACTGCTGGCACTTTCACCATTATTTGAGTAATTGTTCATTAGGTGCCCTCACTAAAGTTTAGGTCAACTGCCTCGTTGACAAGTGGTGCTGTGTTAGATATTGTTTAATTCGTCTACCTATTTGTCTGACCTTTAGCTATTAATTTAACCAGCAGTTGTTAACTAACAAATAATTGTCCTTTTGTTGCAAGAAGGGGAAAAACAAAGGATCACATAAATGTATACAAACATAATTCTTTATCCATCCTAATTTAGACAACTAATTAGTTTCGTAACTGTAATCAGCAAAACTCTGTAATACTTTTTACGAGGCTCTGTTCTTGGTCTCTCTTCGAGCACGGGCTGCATTGATGAACATGATGCCTCCCCTGCAATGGCTGGAACAAAAGGAGGGGAAAAAAGACAGACGAGAAGTAGGTAGAAAGTAAGAATCATTGGTGCTGTTTTATATATCTTTTCACAGGGAAATATATATAAATCTATTGGCCATTTTCCAGTTGGTTCATGCAGTGTGAAAGGAAGATGAACATGATTTTGCTCAGGCCTTGTTCCTTTCAAGAAGTTTTGGTAGGTCTATTAAGCAGGTGGAAATTAGTTCGTCTTCTATTCTCTTACATATCATCATGCAGCCAGGCATATCTTTACGTGGTCAATGATGAAGTCGAATAGCAACCTCTCTGATAGGTTATCATAATACGTAATCAAGTTGTTGGGAGGAATCATGAGACCTGCTCTTCCTACTCCCCAcagatttaattaaaacttctcctgtGTGTATATAAAGATTGTCATCTTTCTTGTGCATTGGCATCGAGTGGAAGatggcatcttcttcttctcctccttccttgCTATGCTTTTTGCTGTCATGTTTCTTCGTTGTGCCATTTGTCATGGCCCACCCCGCGTGGCCTGTTGGAGGAAGCACCAGGTTCTATGACTTCAAGGTCTCTGTTCCTCCCTTGCCTAGCTCTCTGTTAATTTCCGTTCGGTAGTTGGTTAACTTACAGATCAGTGGGTGACTTGTTTCTTGTGGGTAGGTGCAAACGACGAGGGTGACGAAGCTTTGCAAGAGCAAGGAGATCGTGACCGTCAACGGATTGTTTCCAGGGCCGGCCATCACTGCTCAGGAAGACGATCGGGTCATCGTCAAGGTCACCAATGAGAGCCCCTACAACGTCACCATCCACTGGTTAGAAATGCCTCTTTGCATGCTCATCTTTATTGACGGTTTTGACTTTGACGACGGTGTTGATGTCAACGGCAGGCATGGGGTGAGACAAAGGTTGACTTGCTGGTCCGATGGGCCTGCCTATATCACTCAGTGCCCGATTCAGCCGGGTCAGACCTACACGTACGAGTTCACGTTGATCCAGCAGAGGGGGACTCTGTTCTGGCACGCCCACCTCTCCTGGCTCCGCGCCACCGTCCACGGCCCTCTCATCATCTACCCCAAGTCCGGCGTCCCTTATCCCTTTCCCAATCCTTACGAGGAGCACACTCTCGTCTTTGGGGAGTACTGGCACAAGAACATACTGAAGCTGCAGAGAGAGGTGATGGCCAGCGGCGGCGGCCCACCGCCGCCCAACGCATTCATCATCAACGGCCACCCTGGGCCTCTCTACAACTGCTCTTCCACTGGTACACATCAATGCTCTGCTCTGCTCTTACTCTGTTTAGTACAATGCTTGATTATTGAGTGGTTCTTAAAATCCAGATGTGTATAAGATCGACGTTATCCCTGGTAAAACATATCTGCTCCGGCTAATAGGCGCGTCCCTTAACATGGAGCACTTCTTCGGCATCGCCGGCCACAAGATGACCATCGTGGAGGCCGACGCCGACTACACCAAGCCCTTCACCGTGGACCGCCTCATGATCGCGCCGGGGCAAACCATCAACGTCCTGGTGGAGGCCGACCAGAAGATCGACACCTACGATATGGCGCTGGGGCCCTACATGTCCGGAAAAAACATCTCCTTCCAGAACATCTCCGCCGTCGCGCACTTCCAGTACACCGGCGCCGAGGAGCTCAACGGCGAGTTCAGCCTCCCGGCCCTGCTCCCAGTCTACAACGACAGCCTCATCGCGAACACCAACCTCCACTTGCTCCGCGGGCTCGAGGCCGCAGCCAAAATCCCGCTGGAGATCGACGCCAACCTCTTCATCACCGTCGGGCTCAACGTGGAGAAGTGCCACTCGAAGCACCCCAACAAGAGCTGCCGGGGCCCCGGCGGCGGCGTCTTCGCCGCGTCCATGAACAACGTCAGCTTCGTGAGGTCCAGCGTGTCGCTCTTGGGGGCCTACTACAACAAAATCCACGGCTACTACACCGACGACTTCCCCGGCGTGCCGTTGAAGACGTATGACTTCGTCAACGGCGCGCCCAACAACGTCCCCAACGACACGCAGTCGCTGATCGGGACGAAGGTGCGCGTGCTGGAGTACGGCAGCCGAGTGCAGATCGTGTTCCAGGATACAGGGATCGTGACCACCGAGAACCACCCCATCCACCTCCATGGCTACAGCTTCTACGTGGTGGGATACGGAATAGGGAATTACAACCCCATGACGGCCAAGTTCAACTTGGTGGATCCGCCCTACATGAACACCATCGCCGTCCCTGTCGGAGGATGGGCAGCCATTAGATTCGTGGCCGACAATCCAGGtatatatatacactaattaCTTGGTTAATTACATAGAAAAATTCGAAGGCTTAATTAGCCATTAATCGTGTTTAAATTACTCGCAGGGGTGTGGTTTATGCACTGCCATTTTGATGTGCACTTGACGTGGGGATTGTCGATGGCGTTTATCGTGAAGAACGGGGAGGGGCCCCTGGAGACTCTTCCGCATCCTCCAGCTGATTTGCCCAGATGTTAAAAATATTTGATATATCATTGAAGAATCAAAATTGTTGTGTGTATCATGTTTCCTTACAATTTTAAAGAAAGAATTAATGGTAAATAATCAAATTTTTGTCTGATTGATTATTGTATATCTGTGTTACTGATTGGGAACGTTGTCCATTAATTCAAGTGGATTGGTATAACATGAGACAGGGACTCGTATATCAAAATAGCATGGTTAGTTAAGAGGATAGAAGTCTCCAAGGTGTGAAGAGGCTATCGTTGAGCACAAGTTGTTGGGCTCAACTGAGTCATTCTTCTCCTcattgtttttttatttaaaaaacacAAACCGCCCACCGTGGGGCTCGAACCCACGACCACAAGGTTAAGAGCCTTGCGCTCTACCAACTGAGCTAGACGGGCATCTGCTATCTGCCAAGAATAATatgatttaatattattatttacaaCCACAAAATGAAAATACCTACTCTAGCAACGAATCTATTTCTTTTCCGTCTTTGTCCACGTCTAAATAAACAAGTTGATTAAATTAAgtgaatcaaacaaattattcaaaaCATGCAAATTGAATGCACCATGCAAGTTAGATAATTAAATTGGATGGTTAGATGTGGGTAAAGTAAGTAGAACCAACCTATTCGGCAgtatggggccgaccaagctgaTTGGTTAGATCAAGTTCCAATTGGCTAATCTTTAATGCTGTTTCACAAATTAATTtatagaaaaggaaataaaaatttatacaaaaaaAATGTTCAGAGATTCCAATTTACTCATTTTaagttattgattttttttttttcaattttgcaCCACACCATTCATGCCGTAAGTTGAACTACAACTTGTAGGTTGAGTTGGGAAGGTGTAAACCAAGGATCatatgagaaaaaataaaattgaattgcGATACAACAAAAAAcatcatgagagagatttgataaaaaaaaatgaatatacaTGAGCGTTATTTGATAAAAATAGGCAAACGTAGTTTACATCTAAATCGAGACAAAATTGTCATCACAATCCATGCAAGAGGAGCAAAAAAATTACCATCACAATCGACTCATCTGCTCTGGACTTCAAACCTACTTGCAGACTTTTTGATCACCATCCATCATATATCTTTGCATCAAAATCAGAACACAAGAAATATATTTCATCCTTTCACGGGAACAGCTACAAGAGAAACATTAGTCTGAAACAAATAAATAGCTTCGCTAAGGTCTGTCGATGGACCAAAGTTAatgtgaaaattttctaacttcatGAACATGCAAACTGAAAGGCTAATGAAACAGCATCAGATGCTTAAATGGGGAGACGATTCGTTAACAAGATCAAACATCCGCAACACATCATCTATGGAAATAAAAGACTTGCAGAACCTGCTCAGTAACAGATTAAAGATAAGTATTATTATTGAAAACAGTGCTCCACTTTTGTTTGGAGCTGAAAGAGTTTTGGCATATATCTGCTCCCTCAGGAAGTAGCagaaagaaaactcaaaaagtCGACCATTGCAAATTTTTAGCCATGTCAAAAGATAACATAATTCAGGATTGCACAACTCTTAagcaacaaataaggaaaatgacCTTTATGGTGCGCCAGTATCTAGTTGGAACGTGCAATTATGATTAGCAGGCATATTGGCGAATCTAAGAAGTTCGAGGTTCTATTCAATGTCGTCGATCCAATCTCCATAAATCTTACTAATCTTGTCCGGGCCTTTCCATTTCTCAGCTGATCTCTGTCCTTGCCTCTGGAGGGCAGTAGCAGATCTCTGTGAAGGCGCACTAATGTGATATATGTCTGCATGGGGAACTGAAACATTTGAAACTAGGGATGCATCTGTTGTGGCCTTAGCTAATGGCCCGGCTTGCTTTGTGTCTGGAGTAGATGAGACATCTCTGCCTTCCGTGTCCATAAGCCCCCCACCATATCGATGTAATTCTGTGTTCATGGAATTATGTATGAATGAAAAGAGCAAATTGCTGTCAAGATCGCAGTATAAACTGAGATGGAAAAAAGGGACAGCAAAAATGTACAGGAAAACTGTTAATGTTGTTACGTTATCAAACAGTATGACCAATATTAAGGAAAACATGACCAATTAGGCACCTCATACATTCAGAATGAATATAGGAAATTAGTCTCCTAAAATATTCACACATATAGGTGCTTTCAATTCAACCGATATTTGGTCCATAGTCACTTATGTTTGTTTCAGTTATGCATAGTGTTCAATACTCTAATAGACATTCTAAAGCATGCACTCGAAAATGTTTCACAACAACACAAGCAGGCTCCGGTTTGAATTACAGATTTGGTCTGGGTGTTTTTAATTCAAGTGATATTTGGTCCATAGTCACGtatgtttatttcagttatggATAATGTTCCATTCTCTAGATAGACATTCTAAAGCATGCACTTGACAATGTTGCACAAGTGACTGGTTTAAATTAAGATTTGCACCACAAACATATAATACAGATTTATTGGCTGCAAATATTGCGTGTCAGGAGCATATATGAACTTAATGATAAgtcaaacaaaaacaaaaaaaaaaccctttGAATTTAAAGTCGTTGGTAGAACTAAAGCTTAGTTAACAGAAATTACAACATAAATATGTCGCTGAATTAGCATACAGATCGGTTGCATGCTTCTTTTTGTAAATGTAAGCAAGTATATGGCCTAGGATTAGGAATTCGTTGAACAAGAATAGAAAGTTAATGCAATTGTAATAATCAAGGAATAAAAGCAGTCATTGAATATCTTATCTACATTTCTACCATAGCTTAATGTAGTGATAGATGAGAAAGGAACAGAAACAACTGAATTGAGTAACTTTCAAAACAGATGAAATTagcagaaaaaaaataaattggcaTACCTTCTGCACCATGAGCAAAGTGACACTTACTGCCAAACGGGCAATATCCTGTCATCTCCCACTTGTTACAGATCCTCGTCTTCCAATTTGAAGGCTTTTGTACTGCTGCAGCTGCTCCTCCCCCATATTGAGCACCACCTCCAACTGATGGAGACAGACTTATAGCAACACTCTCACGGGCcttagattgttcatcatgtaTGAAAGTGCAACTATCCCCGTAAGGGCAGCCCTCTTCAGTATAGAACTTCTTACAGCGCCTTCCTTTATATGATCTCTCCGACTCCCCTATTACAATTGACGAACTAATGGTGGGAATCTGGCGTTCCTCTATGGGAAGGGGCGGCTCCGAACCCTCCTCATGAGCCGCCACAATCTCCTGCCAGTTGGGAGGTGGCTTCCGAAGCTCCTCAATCCCATGGGCAAAATTACAGTTTGTGATATAAGGGCAGGTCCCCGCGCGGAACTTACAGCAAAGCTTGGTCTTGAAGAACATTTTCCCAATGGCTTTCGAGCTGTTATTCCTATTACCACCTTGTGAATCCCCGTTCCGAGATCGCTTGCTGGGAGGCTGCTCGCTGCCAGCTCGAGACTGGGACTGGCGACCGTCGTATGCAGAGTTGGAACCGGTGTCAGCCAACAGATCGCCGCCCCAAGCACGGTAGTCCTCGTCCGTCGCCCACATGAGCTGGTCACTCCCCGCCGGGGGCCAAGAATCGTGGCCGGGAGGGCCGGATGCGTCCGGGATGATGGCTATAGCACTGCTTCCAGGATAAGAACTTCCTCCGCCGTAATCCATCGATACAAGCAAGATCCCAATGATACACAGGTCAATATTGCAACTTTCGACCACcagagtcaaaaaaaaaaaaaaaaaagaaaagaaactccGCGAGTGAGAAGTGAAAAGGATTCGTCAATGAATCCACCAAAGGATCGCCATTTACAGGGCTGGGAAATACTGGAATTGGAGAAATCTAACAAGGGAGGAGCCCGATTAGGAGACTTACGGAGAAGGATTCCGAGAAAGGGAAGGGGCGCTTCGAAACCCTAGCGGGAGGCCTGTAAAAAGAAAGCCACGCGAGCTGTggctcattttttttatttcttttattggaAGAGAAATTTCCATTTTGACTGATAACAAAAATGAACCTAAGGCTTTTCCTTATTAAAAAAAACACGTGCAATATTGCAAAATCGATGGATTATATGTTTCACAAATCCACtacctacaaaaaaaaaaaaaaatcattaattcTCAATTTATCGTAAAAAAAATGTATATGTACACACAACTCTACATgcacgatatatatatatatatatatatatataaaagatgagaattacatatatatatatatataagagtgAAAATaatcaatttatatatataaagaaatttGTTCCCTTTTCTTCCATGCATTTCTTCCCTGGAACCTACTTATATCCTTAAATCTTAAAATctctttatgaaaccctaaatcccTCTAGTTTCCATCATCGTCACCCCTAAATGTTAAATCCCTCTTGAAAATCCTAAATTCCCACAAGTCGCTacaatcatcatcatcattgttgcCATATGTGAATAAAGTAAAAAATGCAAATAGAGTGTAAAAGGCAATACAAAGAGATGGAGAGAAAGAGGTAGTCGCAAAAGAAGGCTAGCGAATTGTATTTCAAAAACTTAGGTttacaaaggaaaagaaaatataaatagacAATAAAGTAATAACAAAAGACTAATCTACccttatattataataatttatcatatactaacatcctccctcaaactcacgatgtaCTAACAGAAAACATTGAAAGTTTGTTAACCAGAAATTAAAACCGTGCAGTGGAATGTGTCTTGGTGAGCAAGTCTGCAATTTGCATGGAAGATGAGATAAATGGAAAAATGATGATGTCATTCTAATAGTGATAACGAGTGAAATGACAATCAATCTCGATATGTTTGGTGCGCCCAAGAAAGATAGAATTGTAAGTAATTTGAATAACATTAGAGTTGTCATAATGCATAGGGGTAGGGTTCTAGAGAAAAATACCCATATCAACAAGTAGTCAACGTAACTAAACAATTTCAACAGTAGTAAAGGTCATACCACGATATTATGCTTCGGTAGAAGAACGAGATAACATCTtactttttactcttccaagagatAAGAGAATCTCATAAGAAAATGCAAAATCTTGTGGTAGACTTACGATCTGTAGAATCACCACCCCAATTTGCATCTGAATAGATGCACAACTCTAAGGTAGAAGTAGAAGGATAAAGAAGACTATAAAACTCGATAGCTCGAAGATATCGATGAATACGAAGCATAACTCCGTAATGTACTGAGGTGGGAGAAGTATCAAACTGGCTGACAATATGTACATCATAAGCAATGTCAGATTTAGTGATGGTAAAATATACTAGACTGCCAACTAGAGTATGATATAAAGGTGGATCTAACAAGGGAACACCATCAATAGAAGAGTACTGAGCATTAACTTTAAGCAGAGTATCAACATTGTAAGTGTCGAATAAATGAACTTGCTCCAGAATGTTACCAATATATTTGGATTGCAAGAGAAAATAGCCACAAGGAGAATAAGTTACTTTAAGTCCCAAAAAATAACGCAGAAGACccaaatctttcatatcaaactcaCGAGCCAAATATAATTTCAACTCTTCTATTCTACTTAAATCATCCCTTGtgataatcatgtcatcaacataaagagaGAATACCTTTGAGATAGGGAAATATtcttttacattatcccaattttactCAATTGGACCATTCAtaaattgacaagcacgatttatTACAAAGGCAATATCAGATAGTGTGATaatgacatattgtaaggctccaacaatgcTTCAATAAATATGTAGATAAGACAAAGTAGGAGAGGATGAACTTatagagttgtttatagcaattggaaTAGAAATTGGACGTGCTCCATCTATTTTGACTCTTTAGAGAaatccagtaatgtatttgctctgagagagaagatagtcttTCTTATATAGAATAAGTTCAATACCAAAAAAATAAGTATTACCTAAATCTCAAgtaggaaattttttattaagaaaacttaataaagttgtaatacccttgtgatcattgtAAGTTATTAGAATATCATCcatataaataagaaaaaaatattatagaTTCGTCATTATATTTGTGGAATAGAGATGtatcagtctttgatccagaaaattctTAAGTTTGTAACTAATTAGATAATCGaagaaaccatgcacgaggagttTGTCAAAAATCTTATAAGGATTTCTAGAGTTGACAAACATGagataaaaattatggatgaatgaaCTCAGGTGGTTGCACCATAAATGTAGTTTCCTCAGGATGATTATGAAAAAATGCATTTGAAATGTCTAATTGTCGTATAGGCTAATTAGAACTAATAGCTATCGATAACAATAATCTGAcaaatgtaattttgatgactaggGTAAAtgtgtcattaaagtcaatacctggttatTGACTAAATTCTTTAGCTACAAGTATGATTTTGTGTCGTTTAAGAGAACCATCAGTTCAATGCTTAAGATGGAATATCCATTTAGAGCCCATAACATTCATGGAGGGAGTGTACAAAACTAGACTCTATGTTCCATTGtaaagaagtgcatcaaattttgTAACCACTACACTACGCCAATTCAGATCCTTGTTTGCTTATGTAAAATAAGTTGGTTCAATAaattttgaagagaccactagagctTATGGAAGGGAATGTCAAGTTGTCATTAGTGGGCATCGTGCATATATGTCACTTAAGGGAAGCATAAGACAAGGagtattatcatctgaatcacttgttgatagTGATGAGGAAGTAGGCTAACATGATGATTTTGTTGACGGACTTGTATTATCGGAGGATCTAGAGCTAGAAAACATATTATCTTCTACTGGTGAGGCTTTTGAGATTGGAGCAGTAACTTGAGGCGATTCCGATGGTATAGGAGAGTTACTAGAAAGCTCCAGAGTATGACCTAGGATGTCATCACTTCCGACAATGTTAGGTGACATCTAGAAGGCGTCACCTATATCTGGATGAGAGATTGAAGATGCTTTGAAGataataaatatcatttttaTTCCCCCATAAAACAAGGTAGTACTTGTTCCTCGATCTTTTATAAGATAATTattatgatgaaattcaaaaagGATATTCTTATCAAGATAAAACTGACGTGTGGAgagtaaatttttagtaatagatggaacatgaaaactattgcgcatgtgaaaagtacgattagataaatgaatatatgtgtttccaagattagcaatttatAAACCTGAGTCATTGCCTACTTGTATTGTATCTGAACCATATTAAGACATTACTTCTGTGAAAATATTATAATTTGATGTGAGATGATGAGTTACTCTACTGTCAATATATCAttcagtagatgaaaactctaagggtgcgtttggttcaagttatcatgtataactttggttatgtgattaccaagtaatcacataactaaggttatgaggaataaaatataaccaaatgttgtttggttcaacataggtaatgcaataaaaacttgtttatttgaagattttaatgaataacctaatttaatattttactatattatccttagttacaaaatcaaccatatatatcttttaaactctacctttttttttatttttccttttcacattttctttatttttatgtttttttttatttttatttattttctttttttttattttaaatttttttttaaagtttttttatttttttaaaattttttacacttttttttaatttttttatgttttttaaaaattttttaatttttttctattatatatatatatattttttttaattttttacattttattattttttttatggtttttctattattattatttttccaatattttttattatttttaggttttttctattttttgaatttttaaaattttttaatgtttttttacattttattatttttaaaattttttattttgttttttttatatttttatttttttctttacatttttctttttttttatcatatttttcttttattcgagggtattttgtgtaaaaaaaatttgttaacccaggaatcaagaaaaatctcaaaTTTCTGAGGTTTTTCGATTCCGTATGCCCCATTTGCTGACATGTCGGATATGGAATATTattcgggaatcatcgattatctaaatcaaataggattttcgttgataaccttgaATAGATAATTAAGATTATCAAGGATAACTTCCAATTATACATATCCTAATGGTTTACCAAGAATAGACATAAATGAAAGTACTTTGGAATATgcttatgaaataattaattatcttaaaGCTGTAAGTCTACCAATAAAATTTGTATCAAATCATCTAGAATATTGGATACTAATATTCCTAACCCTGAGATACATTTGGTAAATAAAAGCAAAAGGATCAAGAGATAAGAGTTAATGAAGGCTTtgttatttctttaaaaaaaattttaaaaaattaattatttttatttttttggaaataaagaaaaagtaaaaggACATGCTGGagaaggaagttttttttttttaaaaaaaaaaaaagaaaaagtggTGGGCTTACGGAAAaagaaagtttatttttttatatataagaggctaGCTGGAaatgaaagattttttttttttgaaatagagAGGGTTACGTTGTAACGAGGATAGGataagaaaagataaaaaaaaggtCAATGCtacaaaaagaaaacacaaagcCAAAGGGGAAAGGGGAAGTAGGAAGATAAATGATAGAAAACTAACTGGGACACAAAGAAATCAAAGgagaaataagaagaaaaaaatgacaaaaaaaaaaaaaaaagagaaaagagaaactAGAGAAGAatagagaagaagaaagaagagagaATAACTTACCTAGAAAAGTAAAATCGATTGCGTTAGACAGAGATCACCACTTAGAGGAAGTAATGGAGGTTCACGGGGCCTTATCGACGAGTTGCAAGGAGGATGCCACCAGTGCTATAGTGAGAACTTCTTACTTGCAGGCTCTAGGCTATGGGAACTAGGCTTGGAGAGCAACAAGAGTCACGTCAGAAAGGAGGAGCAAGCCCTTTAGTTCAAGGTAGCAGCAAGAAGAAGTATGTGGTTATAGTGAAGAAGGACAAAAGCTCTGATATCatataagaagaaaagaagaatagaaagtgAACAACGAAGaatatgaaaataataataaatcttatTACTTATTAATATTTGTCTCTAAGAATGAtacaatatataatatatataagtacttgattaattgattaattaataaataataaaattattctaataattattaaatcatattactaatttgatttgatgatttaatcctatcaATCATgtttgatgcggtgatgatgaagggTTCCACCTCGCTGCCAcggtgaaggtcaaagtcaaggcggtcaacgcttAGAAGTCATTTGCCGATCAAACGAGCATGTCCTGATAGGGAAAAGAAAGGCCCGATCCGATATCACCTTTGACTTGGCCATGCGCCGAGCACCCGACGCTCAAATAAGAGGACGACAAAAGAGCAGTATGCAGAAACCGGGCCGAGCGGCTCCTCCGCTTGGCCTAGCAATAGATTTAGCATCAGCTGAGCATGTAGACAGCGGACTTATGGCCGAGCGACTATCCCACTCGGCCCAACAACAGACCATGCGAACAGTGGACTTCCGA contains:
- the LOC121998068 gene encoding laccase-6-like, translating into MASSSSPPSLLCFLLSCFFVVPFVMAHPAWPVGGSTRFYDFKVQTTRVTKLCKSKEIVTVNGLFPGPAITAQEDDRVIVKVTNESPYNVTIHWHGVRQRLTCWSDGPAYITQCPIQPGQTYTYEFTLIQQRGTLFWHAHLSWLRATVHGPLIIYPKSGVPYPFPNPYEEHTLVFGEYWHKNILKLQREVMASGGGPPPPNAFIINGHPGPLYNCSSTDVYKIDVIPGKTYLLRLIGASLNMEHFFGIAGHKMTIVEADADYTKPFTVDRLMIAPGQTINVLVEADQKIDTYDMALGPYMSGKNISFQNISAVAHFQYTGAEELNGEFSLPALLPVYNDSLIANTNLHLLRGLEAAAKIPLEIDANLFITVGLNVEKCHSKHPNKSCRGPGGGVFAASMNNVSFVRSSVSLLGAYYNKIHGYYTDDFPGVPLKTYDFVNGAPNNVPNDTQSLIGTKVRVLEYGSRVQIVFQDTGIVTTENHPIHLHGYSFYVVGYGIGNYNPMTAKFNLVDPPYMNTIAVPVGGWAAIRFVADNPGVWFMHCHFDVHLTWGLSMAFIVKNGEGPLETLPHPPADLPRC
- the LOC121998069 gene encoding zinc finger CCCH domain-containing protein 56-like, which gives rise to MDYGGGSSYPGSSAIAIIPDASGPPGHDSWPPAGSDQLMWATDEDYRAWGGDLLADTGSNSAYDGRQSQSRAGSEQPPSKRSRNGDSQGGNRNNSSKAIGKMFFKTKLCCKFRAGTCPYITNCNFAHGIEELRKPPPNWQEIVAAHEEGSEPPLPIEERQIPTISSSIVIGESERSYKGRRCKKFYTEEGCPYGDSCTFIHDEQSKARESVAISLSPSVGGGAQYGGGAAAAVQKPSNWKTRICNKWEMTGYCPFGSKCHFAHGAEELHRYGGGLMDTEGRDVSSTPDTKQAGPLAKATTDASLVSNVSVPHADIYHISAPSQRSATALQRQGQRSAEKWKGPDKISKIYGDWIDDIE